From Lagenorhynchus albirostris chromosome 10, mLagAlb1.1, whole genome shotgun sequence, the proteins below share one genomic window:
- the CISH gene encoding cytokine-inducible SH2-containing protein isoform X1: protein MVLCVQGPCPLLAVEQIGQRPLWPESLELPEPAMQPLPAGAFLEEEAEESPAQPEGEPKVLDPEEDLLCIAKTFSYLRESGWYWGSITASEARQHLQKMPEGTFLVRDSTHPSYLFTLSVKTTRGPTNVRIEYADSSFRLDSNCLSRPRILAFPDVVSLVQHYVASCAADTRSDSPDLATTQAPPTPKEDAPGDPALPATAVHLKLVQPFVHKSSTRSLQHLCRLVINRLVADVDCLPLPRRMADYLRQYPFQL, encoded by the exons ATGGTCCTCTGCGTTCAGGG ACCTTGTCCTTTGCTCGCTGTGGAGCAGATCGGGCAGCGGCCCCTGTGGCCCGAGTCCCTGGAGCTGCCCGAACCAGCTATGCAGCCTTTACCTGCTGGCgccttcctggaggaagaagCAGAGGAGTCCCCAGCCCAGCCAGAGGGTGAGCCCAAGGTGCTGGACCCCGAAGAAGATCTGCTGTGCATAGCCAAGACCTTCTCGTACCTTCGGGAATCTG GCTGGTACTGGGGTTCCATTACGGCCAGTGAGGCCCGGCAACACCTGCAGAAGATGCCAGAGGGCACATTCCTAGTACGTGACAGCACCCACCCCAGCTACCTGTTCACATTGTCGGTCAAAACCACCCGTGGCCCCACCAACGTGCGCATTGAGTACGCCGACTCCAGCTTCCGCCTGGACTCCAACTGCCTGTCCAGGCCGCGCATCCTGGCCTTCCCAGATGTGGTCAGCCTTGTGCAGCACTATGTGGCCTCCTGTGCTGCAGATACCCGAAGTGACAGTCCTGACCTTGCAACCACCCAAGCCCCGCCTACCCCTAAGGAAGATGCACCTGGAGACCCAGCACTGCCTGCTactgctgtacacctaaaactggTGCAGCCCTTTGTGCACAAAAGCAGCACCCGAAGCCTGCAGCACCTGTGCCGCCTCGTCATCAACCGTCTGGTGGCCGATGTGGACTGCCTGCCACTACCCCGGCGCATGGCTGACTACCTCCGACAGtaccccttccagctctga
- the CISH gene encoding cytokine-inducible SH2-containing protein isoform X2 encodes MQPLPAGAFLEEEAEESPAQPEGEPKVLDPEEDLLCIAKTFSYLRESGWYWGSITASEARQHLQKMPEGTFLVRDSTHPSYLFTLSVKTTRGPTNVRIEYADSSFRLDSNCLSRPRILAFPDVVSLVQHYVASCAADTRSDSPDLATTQAPPTPKEDAPGDPALPATAVHLKLVQPFVHKSSTRSLQHLCRLVINRLVADVDCLPLPRRMADYLRQYPFQL; translated from the exons ATGCAGCCTTTACCTGCTGGCgccttcctggaggaagaagCAGAGGAGTCCCCAGCCCAGCCAGAGGGTGAGCCCAAGGTGCTGGACCCCGAAGAAGATCTGCTGTGCATAGCCAAGACCTTCTCGTACCTTCGGGAATCTG GCTGGTACTGGGGTTCCATTACGGCCAGTGAGGCCCGGCAACACCTGCAGAAGATGCCAGAGGGCACATTCCTAGTACGTGACAGCACCCACCCCAGCTACCTGTTCACATTGTCGGTCAAAACCACCCGTGGCCCCACCAACGTGCGCATTGAGTACGCCGACTCCAGCTTCCGCCTGGACTCCAACTGCCTGTCCAGGCCGCGCATCCTGGCCTTCCCAGATGTGGTCAGCCTTGTGCAGCACTATGTGGCCTCCTGTGCTGCAGATACCCGAAGTGACAGTCCTGACCTTGCAACCACCCAAGCCCCGCCTACCCCTAAGGAAGATGCACCTGGAGACCCAGCACTGCCTGCTactgctgtacacctaaaactggTGCAGCCCTTTGTGCACAAAAGCAGCACCCGAAGCCTGCAGCACCTGTGCCGCCTCGTCATCAACCGTCTGGTGGCCGATGTGGACTGCCTGCCACTACCCCGGCGCATGGCTGACTACCTCCGACAGtaccccttccagctctga
- the LOC132526977 gene encoding dolichyl-diphosphooligosaccharide--protein glycosyltransferase subunit 4-like, translated as MIVDVQLAIFANLLVVLCHYMAINSPKK; from the coding sequence ATGATCGTGGATGTGCAGCTGGCCATCTTCGCCAACCTGCTTGTCGTTCTCTGTCACTACATGGCCATCAACAGTCCCAAGAAGTAG